Proteins from a genomic interval of Aquila chrysaetos chrysaetos chromosome 20, bAquChr1.4, whole genome shotgun sequence:
- the CCDC71 gene encoding coiled-coil domain-containing protein 71 has protein sequence MNIAVNNVEEKAVHSWSRISSAGQKVLEEALRVFNPMSKDLSDTETQLVAFIQGLREEGYQPTVLRSKDVYGYSSCTADTPSQTKESTPHNCANAAEPTKTPARNTAAMAKVSASPTSVSVNSSKVSTQPVSKGDSTNLLLSSLKQTRSGTSKAAAVGFPTSMYPDVYPAMRLSVVLEALVPLKTTVPCLESKYTQGRLGISPSDLKLLKASSTPRQFSSGKTTKITEGKGYKRLIKKAPDSATLALNLLKGPKGGVLQESNACKASGVLNGRVTGSSSQGCTTAVQSKTLKIKDKEALVGKTEWKDSSTYRESVGQKKRRATESREAPQRKKANTIPIQNKSRRAQSTLNLLKFRAIKVGNSSSDDEVRRRAQKILRVNLSPVIRIRPLSHSHSVP, from the coding sequence ATGAATATTGCAGTGAacaatgtggaagaaaaagctgtcCATTCCTGGTCAAGAATTTCCTCTGCAGGACAGAAAGTGCTGGAGGAAGCCCTACGAGTCTTCAACCCGATGTCCAAGGACCTTTCGGACACAGAGACCCAGCTGGTGGCCTTCATTCAGGGCCTGAGGGAGGAGGGCTATCAGCCCACAGTTCTGAGGAGTAAGGATGTGTACGGGTACAGCTCGTGCACGGCAGACACACCTAGTCAAACAAAAGAGAGCACCCCGCACAACTGCGCCAACGCCGCCGAGCCCACTAAGACTCCAGCTAGAAACACTGCAGCCATGGCAAAGGTGTCTGCTTCGCCCACCAGCGTTTCAGTGAACTCTTCGAAAGTGTCCACTCAGCCTGTCTCTAAAGGGGATTCCACAAATCTCCTCTTGAGCTCCTTGAAGCAAACAAGATCCGGCACGTCCAAGGCCGCGGCAGTGGGCTTCCCTACAAGCATGTATCCTGACGTGTATCCAGCCATGAGACTGTCAGTAGTTCTGGAAGCTCTGGTGCCACTGAAAACTACCGTGCCCTGTTTGGAGTCCAAGTACACACAAGGGCGTCTTGGGATCTCGCCCTCGGACCTTAAACTCCTCAAGGCTTCGAGTACACCGAGGCAGTTTTCTTCAGGCAAGACCACTAAAATAACAGAAGGTAAGGGCTACAAGCGTTTGATAAAGAAAGCACCGGATTCTGCCACCCTTGCTTTAAATCTTCTGAAAGGACCAAAGGGTGGAGTGCTGCAGGAGAGCAATGCTTGCAAAGCCTCGGGAGTCCTCAACGGGAGAGTCACAGGCAGCTCATCCCAGGGCTGCACCACAGCAGTGCAGTCCAAGACCCTGAAAATCAAAGATAAGGAAGCTCTGGTGGGGAAAACAGAGTGGAAGGACAGCAGCACTTACCGTGAGAGCGTTGggcagaagaagagaagagCTACGGAGTCAAGAGAAGCACcgcagaggaagaaagcaaataccaTTCCTATCCAAAATAAATCTCGACGAGCTCAGAGCACTTTGAACCTACTGAAATTCCGGGCCATCAAGGTGGGCAACTCTTCCTCTGACGATGAAGTGAGGAGGAGAGCACAGAAGATTCTTAGGGTCAATCTGTCCCCCGTGATCCGAATTCGGCCCTTGTCCCACTCTCACAGCGTCCCCTGA